One window of Misgurnus anguillicaudatus chromosome 13, ASM2758022v2, whole genome shotgun sequence genomic DNA carries:
- the LOC129414783 gene encoding uncharacterized protein — MPQSTSGTSFSHAFSQTDPPSLSSRGTQLSMGTLRHHVKSRGTQTTGCCESVNIGTTTSDAPWGPLTSTPIKVAHPRPAKRIRLEEEEEYDTSHSTIIPEPHDSTYDPANSMTDVTDVTDMTDSSQLFDRTRSGYKDSKFIVFEKCLLELFETCPICKRVSDVRPRRRGTFLAVDQICHHCNFFRQWKSQPVIGSCPTGNLQLSAAIYFTGTSFFQLQKVFKAMHLKSIGHSTFRRHARSYLEPAVIHKWHAFQESEFEHLRQRPVKIGGDMRADSPGHSAKYGSYSLMNLENNNIIDIQLVQSNEVGGSHNMEKEGLKRSLSLLESKGVAIEYIVTDRHPQIQKFLRERSTQHFYDVWHFEKGLSKKLDKISKDKDCAVVKKWQRGIRNHVYWCATSSSTGTEKVAKWTSVVNHIQNKHTHDNPAFPKCLHPVRQTKDHKKWFQPGSKALFKVEKLLSNKRVLTDVEKLSSKYQTSTLEAFHNIVIRFTPKNVVFPYIGMLCRLYLAAMHFNENAGRTQARTTSGKLRYKVLFPKAKKGAHTVKAMKTQATYCYIFNMMALLFEDIVPNNQPYVEELQKVPVPDTLASQYEHPPLEEAIAAYVSRFRQGEV, encoded by the exons ATGCCACAGAGCACATCGGGGACATCTTTCAGCCATGCCTTTTCACAAACAGACCCACCTAGTCTGTCATCTCGGGGGACTCAGCTATCAATGGGTACTCTACGACATCATGTCAAAAGCAGAG GAACACAAACTACTGGCTGTTGTGAAAGTGTGAACATTGGCACAACCACATCAGATGCACCTTGGGGACCTCTGACCTCCACGCCAATCAAGGTTGCACATCCAAGGCCAGCTAAAAGAATCCGGTTAGAAGAAGAGGAGGAATATGACACCAGTCATTCAACAATTATCCCAGAACCACACGACTCAACATATGACCCAGCTAACTCTATGACAGATGTCACTGATGTGACAGACATGACAGATTCATCACAGCTTTT TGACAGAACTAGATCTGGCTACAAAGACTCAAAGTTCATTGTTTTTGAGAAGTGCCTACTGGAGCTTTTTGAAACCTGTCCCATATGTAAACGGGTATCTGATGTGAGGCCACGCAGACGCGGCACCTTTTTGGCAGTTGACCAGATTTGTCATCACTGCAATTTTTTTCGACAGTGGAAAAGCCAACCTGTGATTGGGAGCTGCCCCACTGGAAACCTTCAACTGTCAGCAGCCATATATTTCACTGGCACTTCATTTTTCCAGTTACAAAAG GTATTTAAAGCCATGCACCTGAAAAGCATTGGACACTCCACATTCAGACGGCATGCTAGAAGTTACTTGGAGCCTGCCGTGATCCACAAATGGCATGCGTTCCAGGAATCTGAATTTGAGCACCTGAGGCAGAGACCAGTCAAAATTGGTGGAGACATGAGGGCAGACTCACCAG GCCACTCAGCAAAATACGGTAGCTACAGTCTGATGAACCTggaaaacaacaacatcattGACATTCAACTTGTGCAG AGCAATGAGGTTGGCGGGAGTCACAATATGGAAAAAGAGGGGCTAAAAAGAAGTCTCTCGCTTCTTGAATCCAAAGGTGTGGCTATTGAGTACATCGTCACGGATCGTCATCCTCAAATACAAAAATTTCTTAGAGAGCGCAGCACACAGCACTTCTATGACGTCTGGCACTTTGAAAAGG GTCTGTCTAAGAAACTGGACAAAATTTCCAAAGACAAGGACTGTGCAGTTGTGAAGAAGTGGCAGCGTGGCATCAGAAACCATGTTTATTGGTGTGCAACCTCATCATCCACAGGGACAGAGAAGGTTGCAAAATGGACATCGGTTGTGAACCACATCCAAAACAAACACACCCACGACAATCCTGCTTTTCCAAAGTGTCTGCATCCAGTTCGCCAGACAAAAGATCATAAGAAATGGTTTCAACCAG GTTCCAAAGCCCTCTTCAAAGTTGAGAAGCTGTTGTCAAATAAGAGGGTCCTTACTGATGTGGAGAAGTTGAGCTCCAAGTACCAGACCTCAACATTGGAGGCCTTCCACAATATTGTTATACGCTTCACTCCAAAAAATGTTGTATTTCCATACATTGGCATGTTGTGCAG GTTGTACCTGGCAGCCATGCATTTTAACGAAAATGCAGGGCGTACCCAGGCCAGAACAACATCAGGGAAACTAAGATACAAGGTGTTATTTCCTAAGGCCAAAAAGGGAGCACACACCGTGAAGGCAATGAAAACACAGGCCACATACT GTTACATCTTCAACATGATGGCATTGCTTTTCGAGGACATAGTGCCCAACAACCAGCCATATGTGGAGGAGTTGCAGAAAGTTCCAGTCCCTGATACTCTGGCATCACAATATGAGCATCCTCCCCTTGAAGAAGCCATTGCTGCCTACGTATCTCGGTTCAGACAAGGGGAGGTCTAA